The following coding sequences lie in one Pirellulales bacterium genomic window:
- a CDS encoding tyrosine-type recombinase/integrase, with amino-acid sequence MAQTLEEVDAVTKSTLPPPPGKVHLKYEKPSPNFPLFPHATGRWAKKIRGKLVYFGRMADDPTGIAAIAAWQKYNSELLAGRGLDKAKPRRRAGHPEKPYPEFPLFAHATKRWAKKIRGKLVYFGPWDDPEGALAKYLEQKDDLHAGRVPRVIDGTTIKDAVNAFLDVKEARLTNGELSPRSFRDYHATCARLVEFFGRNRLVDDIRSDDFGRLRIKLSKTLGAVSLGNEIQRVRTVFKFAYDDGLIERPLRFGQSFAKPARSVIRKARASSGARMFEAEEIRKLIDEAGTPLKAMVLLAINCGFGQSDIAELPLSAVDLTTGWIDFPRPKTGVPRRCPLWPETVKALKSAIKNRPEPADNADGNFVFLTTFGRRWVRTKLNAKGGIISVDSVLLEFKKIIVAADVTPHGFYALRHSFRTAADGARDQIAVGLIMGHHDESMAGVYRERVEEARLKAVTDHVRRWLWPRGVRKAKAK; translated from the coding sequence ATGGCGCAAACCCTAGAGGAAGTCGACGCCGTGACAAAGTCTACCCTTCCGCCACCGCCCGGCAAAGTACACTTAAAGTACGAGAAGCCGAGCCCAAACTTCCCGCTCTTTCCTCATGCCACAGGCCGTTGGGCCAAGAAGATTCGCGGCAAGCTGGTCTACTTCGGACGCATGGCGGACGATCCAACCGGCATTGCGGCAATCGCTGCATGGCAGAAGTACAACTCCGAATTGCTTGCTGGACGCGGGCTCGATAAAGCAAAGCCAAGGCGGCGTGCCGGCCATCCTGAAAAGCCATACCCTGAGTTCCCGCTGTTCGCGCACGCCACGAAGCGCTGGGCCAAGAAGATTCGCGGAAAGCTGGTCTACTTCGGCCCGTGGGATGACCCCGAAGGCGCACTCGCGAAGTACCTAGAGCAGAAGGATGATCTGCACGCCGGCCGCGTGCCGCGCGTTATAGACGGTACGACGATCAAGGATGCGGTCAATGCCTTCCTCGACGTGAAGGAAGCCAGGCTTACGAATGGCGAACTGTCTCCGCGCTCATTCCGCGACTATCACGCGACGTGTGCGCGGTTGGTTGAATTCTTCGGGCGCAATCGACTCGTCGATGACATTCGGTCGGATGACTTTGGACGACTGCGGATCAAGTTGTCTAAGACGCTTGGGGCCGTCTCGCTGGGGAATGAGATCCAGCGCGTTCGCACCGTGTTCAAGTTCGCCTATGACGACGGCCTGATTGAACGGCCGTTACGCTTCGGCCAGTCGTTTGCCAAGCCGGCTCGGAGTGTGATCCGCAAGGCCCGCGCCTCAAGTGGCGCGAGAATGTTCGAGGCCGAGGAGATACGCAAGTTGATCGACGAGGCGGGCACACCATTGAAGGCGATGGTCCTGCTAGCCATCAACTGCGGGTTCGGCCAGTCCGACATAGCCGAGCTTCCGCTGTCGGCCGTCGATTTGACAACCGGCTGGATCGACTTTCCACGCCCAAAGACGGGTGTACCCCGGCGGTGCCCACTGTGGCCGGAGACAGTTAAGGCACTCAAATCGGCGATCAAGAACCGGCCGGAACCGGCGGATAATGCCGATGGCAACTTCGTGTTCCTGACGACGTTCGGCCGGCGTTGGGTGCGGACGAAACTAAATGCGAAGGGGGGTATTATCAGCGTCGATTCGGTACTCCTGGAGTTCAAGAAGATCATCGTTGCTGCCGACGTCACGCCGCACGGATTTTACGCGTTGCGGCACTCGTTCCGCACCGCGGCCGACGGCGCACGCGACCAGATTGCGGTGGGGCTCATCATGGGCCATCACGACGAAAGCATGGCAGGGGTCTACCGTGAGCGCGTCGAAGAGGCGCGGCTCAAAGCAGTCACGGACCACGTGCGGCGTTGGCTCTGGCCCCGCGGTGTCAGGAAGGCGAAAGCGAAGTAG
- a CDS encoding acyl-CoA/acyl-ACP dehydrogenase, producing MEFDLSDTQRLMQQTARTFLAGECPTSRVRRLMDSDTAYDPELWSGMAEQGWLGMIVAESDGGLGLGLVELAVVAEEMGRACLPGPFLSNLWASATLQAIPSSTSIRQYLSNLATGELRATVALLESSFDWTGAASELTATVQSDRVRLNGQKLLVLDAAVADLLLVVAQLDGERAIVAIERNSAGLDVRATPAIDATRKLYEVTFKNVEVAKSAVLAEGAAAEQALARGVQTATVVVCAELVGGMQWMLETATAYVQTREQFGKPVGSFQAVQHQLADVLLWLESGRSAAYYVAWALSENDPAAESAVSIAKAYLSDAAREVGNRAIQVHGGIGFTWEHDLQLYYKRAKAAEIYFGDAIYHRELLARQLIDA from the coding sequence ATGGAATTCGATCTTTCCGATACGCAGCGATTGATGCAGCAGACGGCCCGGACGTTTCTTGCCGGCGAGTGCCCCACGTCACGCGTGCGGCGCTTGATGGATAGCGACACGGCGTACGATCCCGAGCTGTGGAGCGGCATGGCCGAACAGGGCTGGCTGGGCATGATCGTCGCCGAAAGTGACGGCGGGCTGGGCCTGGGCCTGGTCGAGCTGGCCGTCGTGGCCGAAGAGATGGGGCGCGCCTGCCTGCCAGGACCCTTTCTGTCGAATCTCTGGGCCTCGGCGACGCTGCAGGCGATCCCCTCGTCCACGAGCATACGGCAGTACTTGTCCAACCTTGCCACGGGGGAGCTGCGCGCCACCGTGGCGCTGCTCGAGTCAAGCTTCGACTGGACCGGTGCGGCGAGCGAATTGACCGCCACCGTGCAAAGCGACCGCGTGCGATTGAACGGCCAGAAACTCCTCGTGCTCGATGCCGCGGTGGCCGACCTGCTACTCGTCGTCGCGCAGCTCGACGGCGAGCGGGCGATCGTGGCGATCGAGCGGAATTCTGCGGGACTCGACGTGCGCGCCACGCCGGCCATCGACGCCACGCGCAAGCTCTACGAGGTGACGTTCAAGAACGTCGAGGTTGCCAAGAGCGCGGTGCTGGCCGAGGGGGCTGCCGCCGAGCAGGCGCTCGCGCGCGGCGTGCAGACGGCCACCGTCGTCGTGTGCGCCGAGCTAGTGGGGGGCATGCAGTGGATGCTCGAGACGGCGACGGCCTACGTGCAGACGCGCGAGCAATTCGGCAAACCGGTCGGTTCGTTCCAGGCGGTGCAACACCAACTGGCCGACGTACTGCTCTGGCTCGAAAGCGGCCGCTCGGCCGCGTATTACGTCGCCTGGGCGCTCTCGGAGAACGATCCCGCGGCGGAAAGCGCCGTCTCGATCGCCAAGGCCTATCTATCCGACGCCGCGCGGGAAGTGGGCAACCGCGCCATCCAGGTTCACGGCGGCATCGGCTTCACCTGGGAACACGATCTGCAACTGTACTACAAGCGCGCCAAGGCCGCGGAAATCTACTTCGGCGACGCAATCTATCACCGAGAACTGCTGGCGCGACAGTTGATCGACGCTTGA
- a CDS encoding TPM domain-containing protein has translation MTNCLALVALVLAVVQPQDLTKRVHDYSAVLPAAEAAELETLCQRLEADTTAQFAIVTVPSLDGLTVEEYANELFNDWGIGRRDLDNGVLLLIAPNERRMRIEVGRGIEPLLTDSLCGEIRDDFIIPAFKRDELAVGIRDGAREIDRILRENREAARGVPNSAPQFVHMPRREARLATWVTIGAAVVLFALSLWAAYHRAFSSWYFFIAALVMVTILGVAIAFVLNLPQRQQPWGWLGGAIAASGAALWSHWRKYARYGPRGCSKCGTALERLGEEQDDEYLSDAQKLEEKIGSVDYDVWYCPACLHADTERYVSYFSGYGDCPSCKSRTFKEGPQQTIQMATTYSTGVARVEGRCVRCNKKTVRTVILPRISTSSSSSGSSFGGGGGGGGSSFGGGSSGGGGASGGW, from the coding sequence ATGACGAACTGTCTCGCCCTGGTCGCACTGGTGCTTGCGGTCGTGCAGCCGCAGGATCTGACCAAGCGCGTCCACGACTATTCCGCGGTCTTGCCTGCCGCCGAGGCGGCCGAGCTCGAAACACTTTGCCAAAGGCTCGAAGCGGACACCACGGCGCAGTTCGCCATCGTCACGGTCCCCTCGCTCGATGGCCTCACGGTCGAAGAGTACGCCAACGAACTATTCAACGACTGGGGCATCGGCCGGCGCGATCTCGATAACGGCGTGCTGCTGCTCATCGCGCCGAACGAGCGTCGCATGCGCATCGAGGTCGGACGGGGAATCGAGCCCTTGCTGACCGATAGCCTGTGCGGCGAGATCCGCGACGATTTCATCATTCCCGCCTTCAAACGGGACGAGCTCGCCGTGGGCATTCGCGATGGGGCACGAGAGATCGATCGTATCCTGCGCGAGAATCGCGAGGCGGCCCGCGGCGTGCCGAACTCCGCACCCCAGTTCGTACACATGCCGCGTCGCGAAGCGCGGCTCGCCACCTGGGTCACGATCGGCGCGGCCGTCGTGCTGTTCGCCCTCAGCCTTTGGGCCGCCTACCATCGCGCCTTCTCGTCGTGGTACTTCTTCATCGCGGCGCTCGTCATGGTGACGATCCTCGGCGTCGCGATCGCGTTCGTCCTGAATCTACCCCAGCGCCAGCAGCCTTGGGGTTGGCTGGGAGGAGCCATCGCCGCTAGCGGCGCGGCGCTGTGGAGCCATTGGCGCAAGTACGCCCGGTACGGCCCCCGCGGTTGCTCGAAATGCGGTACCGCGCTCGAGCGCCTCGGCGAAGAGCAAGACGACGAATATCTCAGCGACGCGCAAAAGCTCGAAGAGAAGATCGGTTCGGTCGACTACGATGTCTGGTACTGCCCGGCCTGCCTGCACGCCGACACCGAGCGCTACGTCAGCTACTTCTCGGGCTACGGCGATTGCCCCTCGTGCAAGAGCCGCACGTTCAAGGAAGGCCCGCAGCAGACGATCCAGATGGCCACGACCTACTCGACGGGCGTCGCCCGGGTCGAAGGACGCTGCGTCCGCTGCAACAAGAAGACGGTGCGCACCGTGATCTTGCCGCGCATCTCGACCTCGTCGAGCAGCTCGGGCAGTAGCTTTGGCGGCGGGGGTGGGGGGGGTGGAAGTAGCTTCGGCGGTGGTTCGAGCGGGGGCGGAGGCGCCTCGGGAGGCTGGTGA
- a CDS encoding LemA family protein, protein MYATFAAIVLCGAVVLWYLFAFNQLVRARNAVDQTWSNIEVELQRRFDLIQSLVETAKGYAKHESETFREVARLRTRERPFADAGTANTAQHDLSGAVARIMLLAESYPELRADKNFLQLQNELTETENRIATRRNAYNQTVNYYQNLCQAIPTNLVAAIQEMPPKAFFDAPDELAQAPEIRLS, encoded by the coding sequence ATGTACGCGACTTTTGCAGCCATCGTTCTCTGCGGCGCCGTTGTGCTGTGGTACCTCTTCGCGTTCAACCAACTGGTCCGCGCGCGGAACGCCGTCGATCAGACCTGGTCGAACATCGAAGTCGAGCTCCAGCGGCGCTTTGACCTGATTCAAAGCCTTGTGGAGACCGCCAAGGGTTACGCCAAACACGAATCGGAAACCTTTCGCGAGGTGGCGCGGCTGCGCACGCGGGAACGCCCCTTTGCCGATGCGGGCACCGCCAACACCGCCCAGCACGATCTGAGCGGCGCCGTGGCGCGGATCATGCTGCTGGCCGAGAGTTATCCCGAGCTACGGGCCGACAAGAACTTTCTGCAATTGCAAAACGAGCTGACCGAGACCGAGAATCGCATCGCCACGCGGCGCAACGCCTACAACCAGACGGTCAATTACTACCAGAACCTCTGCCAGGCGATTCCCACGAACCTGGTGGCCGCCATCCAGGAAATGCCCCCCAAGGCCTTCTTCGACGCGCCCGATGAGCTTGCCCAGGCGCCGGAGATCCGACTGTCGTGA
- a CDS encoding acyl-CoA dehydrogenase: MDLKLTASELAFRDELRAWLEVNQPAPWSGAAHEAESSGAYTDYLQAWQRTLFDGGWAGIAWPKEYGGRGASFIEQAIFQEEMAAANAPEPIGVIGLSLVGPTIISVGTQEQKNCYLAKILSGEEIWCQGFSEPNAGSDLASLGTRAVREGDHYVVNGQKIWTSFAHLAHRCLLLTRTDPAAPKHRGITCLLVDMHSPGIEVRPLKMMSGDSAFNEVFLTDVRVPVSEMLGQENQGWPVAITALANERANLGSGLYAMFKRNLEALIAHARQPRAGQAPAADCPLTRQKLAQLYLELEIFRLNTSRALTKLMKTGMPGPEGSIQKLFWSEYNQRMTQAAFEILGPAAQLEEFDGGQWIYHYLRSRGNTIEAGTSEVQRNIVAQRVLGLGKSY, from the coding sequence ATGGATTTGAAGCTGACAGCGAGCGAACTGGCGTTTCGCGACGAACTGCGGGCGTGGCTCGAGGTGAACCAGCCCGCCCCTTGGAGCGGCGCCGCGCACGAAGCGGAATCGAGCGGGGCCTATACCGATTATCTCCAGGCGTGGCAGCGCACGCTGTTCGATGGTGGCTGGGCCGGCATTGCGTGGCCCAAGGAGTATGGCGGGCGGGGCGCCTCGTTCATCGAGCAGGCCATCTTCCAGGAAGAAATGGCCGCCGCCAACGCGCCCGAGCCGATCGGCGTGATCGGGCTGTCGCTCGTCGGTCCGACGATCATCTCGGTGGGAACGCAGGAGCAAAAGAACTGCTATCTCGCCAAAATCCTCTCGGGCGAGGAGATCTGGTGCCAGGGCTTTTCGGAACCGAACGCCGGCAGCGATCTTGCCTCGCTCGGCACGCGGGCCGTGCGCGAGGGCGACCACTATGTCGTCAACGGCCAGAAGATCTGGACCAGCTTCGCCCATCTCGCGCATCGCTGCCTGCTGCTGACCAGGACCGATCCAGCCGCGCCCAAGCATCGTGGCATTACCTGCCTGCTGGTCGACATGCACTCGCCAGGCATCGAGGTGCGTCCGTTGAAAATGATGTCGGGAGACAGCGCGTTTAACGAAGTCTTCTTGACCGATGTCCGCGTGCCAGTGAGCGAGATGCTGGGCCAGGAGAACCAGGGCTGGCCGGTGGCCATCACGGCGCTGGCCAACGAACGGGCAAACCTGGGCTCGGGCCTGTATGCCATGTTCAAACGCAATCTCGAGGCCTTGATCGCACACGCGCGGCAGCCGCGCGCCGGCCAAGCGCCGGCAGCCGATTGCCCCTTGACGCGGCAGAAGTTGGCGCAGTTGTATCTGGAGCTGGAGATCTTCCGCCTCAATACGAGCCGCGCTCTGACCAAGTTGATGAAGACCGGCATGCCCGGGCCCGAGGGCTCGATTCAGAAACTCTTCTGGAGCGAATACAACCAGCGGATGACGCAGGCCGCCTTCGAGATCCTGGGGCCGGCGGCGCAACTCGAGGAGTTCGACGGTGGGCAGTGGATCTACCACTACCTGCGTTCGCGCGGCAATACGATCGAAGCCGGCACGAGTGAAGTGCAACGCAATATCGTGGCGCAGCGCGTCCTCGGCCTGGGCAAGAGTTACTAG
- a CDS encoding PKD domain-containing protein, giving the protein MVRDINAVGLGSSPLRFVEVGGTLYFTAYDGASGFELWKSDGTEAGTVRVKDIRAGSDHSDPRYLTNLGGTLYFSADDGTSGVELWKSDGTEAGTVRVKDIVAGSGGSGPSNLTNVGGTLYFTAFDETHGTELWKSDGTEAGTVRVKDIFPGINNSLPSKLTNVSGTLYFTAGDVADELLLVGNRELWKSDGTEAGTVRVKDIVAGSGGSLPDNLTNAGGTLYFTAFHSTFGRELWKSDGTEAGTVIFIDFTGDSMSSSPGNLTDMGGTLYFTALTGLGIELLRTNGTVASTVIVKDIVTGQGSSYPSNLTNVGGTLYFTALDEAAGVELWKSNGTESGTMRVKDIFAGFGNSSGSSNLTNVGGTLYFRAFDGTNGFELWRSDGTEAGTVRVKDIFAGSNSSDPRYLTNVGGTLYFRANDGTSGTELWKSDGTEAGTVRVKDIVAGSDGSFPNNLTNVGGTLYFSAHDGTNGRELWKSDGTEAGTVRVKDIFAGSNSSNPGNLTNVGGTLYFTANDGTSGTELWKSDGTESGTVRVKDILAGSGGSDPSNFMNVGGTLYFSAHDGTNGRELWKSNGTATGTVRVKDIFAGSNSSFPRYLTNVGGTLYFSATNGTNGIELWESNGTEAGTVRVKDIFAGPDGSNPRFLTNVGGTLYFVAIDGTNGVELWKSDGTEAGTLRVKDIYAGPNNSSPWDLTDVGGTLYFTADDGTHGIEVWKSDGTEAGTVRVKDIYPGSAGSSPNTLTNVGGTLYFRAGDGTNGIELWRSDGTEAGTVLVKDIFVGPGSSSPWDLTSVGGTLYFSADDGMRGVELWKLHGIEVDTVRVKDIHAGASNSYPNNLTNVGGALYFSAHDGTNGRELWKSDGTEAGTVRVKDIHAGSGSSYPGNLTNVGGILYFSANDGTNGRELWKSDGTEAGTVRVKDIHAGSGSSYPGNLTNVGGTLYFSATAEANNSELWKSDGTEAGTVRIKDIHAGSGSSYPRYLTNVGGTLYFSATDGTNGFELWKSDGTEAGTVRIKDIFIGSGNSFPRYLTNVGGTLYFSATDGTNGRELWKSDGTEAGTVRVKDIHTGSGDSYPRYLTNVEGALYFSADDGLNGRELWKSDGTEAGTVRIKDIRAGAASSYPRYLTNMGGALYFSADDGANGHELWKSDGTVLGTIRIEDIRAGVGSSYPRHLTNVGGMLYFSADDGTSGRELWRSDGTAAGTIRVKDIFINSNSSDPQYLTNVSGTLYFAANDGTTGREIWKFDPNDAPQFDPIDQQTVGEGPWSLIVSATDLDAGDTLTFSLGPGAPAGMTIAPGPGARQATISWIAPENLSVSPNPFSIEIIVTDNGIGTLSSSAFVEITVVNAPPIAGVSGPMTTRTGISEDFVLTAADPSSVDQSAGFTFQIDWDGNGTFDQTVVGPSGTLVSHTFTTAGSFRVQVRATDKDGGASENAVHTIHLWRLAQVSANLEWEGSGGDDAVEFIQTGAHAVEVRTTKVGGFATNVVETYSGVTGRVIGRGHAGHDRLDAGALTTISATLEGGRHHDTLIGGAADDILRGEFVGAKGDGAEGNDSITGGPGNDLIEGDGLEGGKDTIRGGSGNDTILGDGSDGAEGRADSLFGDDGNDQIFGHHGNDFIDGGNDHDLITGGDGGESNDTLLGGAGNDVLSGGSGNDSVSGGAGNDVLLGGFGRDTLRGEAGEDLLLADKTNFDLNAAALLALHAEWSSAGSYEDRVAHLTGAPGGANGTTYLVPGMTVFDDEAVDNLTGGATDLDWFLYNLFQDILGDHEANEEEVNTAGFVMP; this is encoded by the coding sequence ATGGTGAGAGACATCAATGCAGTAGGACTTGGTTCGAGCCCATTACGGTTCGTCGAAGTCGGAGGCACGCTCTACTTCACCGCCTACGATGGCGCAAGCGGCTTTGAGTTGTGGAAGAGCGACGGGACCGAGGCCGGCACCGTCCGCGTCAAGGATATCCGCGCTGGATCAGATCATTCCGATCCGCGATACCTGACGAACCTAGGGGGGACGCTCTACTTCAGCGCCGACGATGGCACGAGCGGCGTTGAGCTGTGGAAGAGCGACGGGACCGAGGCCGGCACCGTCCGTGTCAAGGATATCGTCGCCGGATCAGGTGGCTCCGGTCCGAGTAACTTGACGAACGTGGGGGGGACGCTCTACTTCACCGCCTTTGATGAGACGCACGGTACCGAGTTGTGGAAGAGCGATGGGACCGAGGCCGGCACCGTCCGTGTCAAGGATATCTTCCCCGGAATAAATAACTCCCTTCCGAGTAAACTGACGAATGTGAGCGGGACTCTCTACTTCACCGCCGGGGATGTAGCGGATGAACTGCTTCTCGTGGGTAACCGCGAGTTGTGGAAGAGCGATGGGACCGAGGCCGGCACCGTCCGTGTCAAGGATATCGTCGCTGGATCAGGTGGCTCCCTTCCGGATAACTTGACGAACGCGGGGGGGACCCTCTACTTCACCGCCTTTCATAGCACGTTCGGCCGCGAGTTGTGGAAGAGCGATGGGACCGAGGCCGGCACGGTCATCTTCATCGATTTCACCGGCGACTCAATGAGCTCCTCTCCGGGTAACCTGACGGACATGGGGGGAACGCTCTACTTCACCGCGCTTACCGGGCTGGGCATTGAGTTGTTAAGGACCAACGGGACCGTAGCCAGCACCGTAATCGTCAAGGACATCGTCACCGGACAAGGTAGCTCCTACCCGTCGAACCTGACGAATGTGGGGGGAACGCTCTACTTCACCGCTCTTGACGAGGCGGCTGGCGTCGAGTTGTGGAAGAGCAACGGCACCGAGTCCGGCACCATGCGCGTCAAGGATATCTTCGCCGGATTTGGTAATTCCTCCGGGTCGAGTAACCTGACGAACGTGGGAGGAACGCTCTACTTCCGCGCCTTCGATGGCACGAATGGCTTCGAGTTGTGGAGAAGCGACGGGACCGAGGCCGGCACCGTCCGCGTCAAGGATATCTTCGCCGGCTCAAATAGCTCCGATCCGCGGTACCTGACGAACGTGGGGGGGACGCTCTACTTCCGCGCCAACGACGGGACGAGCGGCACCGAGTTGTGGAAGAGCGATGGGACCGAGGCCGGCACCGTCCGTGTCAAGGATATCGTCGCCGGATCAGATGGCTCCTTTCCGAATAACCTGACGAACGTGGGGGGAACCCTTTACTTCAGCGCCCACGATGGCACGAACGGCCGCGAGTTATGGAAGAGCGACGGGACCGAGGCCGGCACCGTGCGCGTCAAGGATATCTTCGCCGGCTCAAATAGCTCCAATCCGGGTAACCTGACGAACGTGGGGGGGACCCTCTACTTCACCGCCAACGACGGGACGAGCGGCACCGAGTTGTGGAAGAGCGACGGCACCGAGTCTGGGACCGTGCGCGTCAAGGATATCCTCGCCGGATCGGGTGGCTCCGATCCAAGTAACTTCATGAACGTGGGGGGGACGCTCTACTTCAGCGCCCACGATGGCACGAACGGCCGCGAGTTGTGGAAGAGCAATGGGACCGCGACCGGCACCGTGCGCGTCAAGGATATCTTCGCCGGTTCAAATAGCTCCTTTCCGAGGTACCTCACGAACGTGGGAGGTACACTCTATTTCAGCGCCACCAATGGCACGAATGGCATCGAGCTGTGGGAGAGCAACGGCACCGAGGCCGGCACCGTGCGCGTCAAGGATATCTTCGCCGGACCGGATGGCTCCAATCCTCGCTTCCTGACGAACGTGGGGGGGACGCTCTACTTTGTTGCCATCGATGGCACGAACGGCGTCGAGTTGTGGAAGAGCGACGGCACCGAGGCCGGAACCCTCCGCGTCAAAGATATCTACGCCGGACCCAATAATTCCTCTCCGTGGGACCTGACAGACGTGGGGGGGACGCTCTACTTTACCGCCGACGATGGCACGCACGGCATCGAAGTGTGGAAGAGCGACGGGACCGAGGCCGGCACCGTCCGTGTCAAGGATATCTACCCCGGTTCTGCTGGTTCTTCTCCGAATACCCTGACGAACGTGGGAGGAACGCTCTACTTCCGCGCAGGTGACGGTACGAACGGCATCGAGTTGTGGAGGAGCGATGGGACCGAAGCCGGAACCGTTCTCGTCAAGGATATCTTCGTCGGACCAGGTAGCTCCTCTCCATGGGACCTGACGAGCGTGGGAGGAACCCTCTACTTCAGCGCCGACGACGGGATGCGTGGCGTGGAGTTGTGGAAGCTCCACGGGATCGAGGTCGATACTGTCCGCGTCAAAGATATCCACGCCGGCGCAAGCAACTCCTATCCGAATAACCTGACGAACGTGGGGGGAGCCCTTTACTTCAGCGCCCACGATGGCACGAACGGCCGCGAGTTATGGAAGAGCGACGGGACCGAGGCCGGCACCGTGCGCGTCAAGGATATCCACGCCGGTTCAGGTAGCTCCTATCCGGGTAACCTGACGAACGTGGGGGGAATCCTTTACTTCAGCGCCAACGATGGCACAAACGGCCGCGAACTGTGGAAGAGTGACGGGACCGAGGCCGGCACCGTGCGCGTCAAGGATATCCACGCCGGTTCAGGTAGCTCCTATCCGGGTAACCTGACGAATGTGGGGGGAACCCTCTACTTCAGCGCCACAGCCGAGGCGAACAACTCTGAGCTCTGGAAGAGCGACGGGACCGAGGCCGGCACTGTACGCATCAAGGACATCCACGCCGGCTCTGGTAGTTCCTATCCGCGGTACCTGACGAACGTGGGAGGAACTCTCTACTTCAGCGCCACCGATGGCACGAACGGCTTCGAGTTGTGGAAGAGTGATGGAACCGAGGCCGGCACCGTACGTATCAAAGACATCTTCATTGGATCAGGCAACTCCTTTCCGCGGTACCTGACAAACGTCGGGGGGACACTCTACTTCAGCGCCACCGATGGCACGAACGGCCGCGAGTTATGGAAGAGCGACGGGACCGAGGCCGGCACCGTGCGCGTCAAAGATATCCACACAGGCTCGGGCGATTCCTATCCGCGGTACCTGACGAATGTGGAGGGGGCACTCTACTTTAGCGCCGACGATGGGCTGAACGGCCGCGAACTGTGGAAGAGTGACGGGACCGAAGCCGGCACCGTACGGATCAAAGACATCCGCGCCGGCGCAGCTAGTTCCTATCCGCGGTACCTGACGAACATGGGTGGGGCCCTCTATTTTAGCGCCGACGACGGGGCGAACGGCCACGAGTTGTGGAAGAGCGACGGCACGGTGCTGGGGACCATCCGCATCGAGGATATTCGCGCCGGCGTAGGTAGCTCCTATCCGCGGCACCTGACGAACGTGGGGGGGATGCTCTATTTTAGCGCCGACGACGGGACGAGCGGCCGCGAGTTATGGAGGAGCGACGGCACAGCGGCCGGCACCATCCGCGTCAAGGATATTTTTATTAACTCAAATAGCTCCGATCCGCAGTACCTGACGAACGTGAGCGGGACGCTCTACTTTGCCGCCAACGACGGCACGACCGGCCGCGAGATCTGGAAGTTCGATCCCAACGACGCGCCCCAGTTCGACCCGATCGACCAGCAGACGGTAGGCGAAGGGCCTTGGAGCCTGATCGTGTCGGCGACCGACCTCGACGCGGGCGATACGTTGACGTTCAGCCTGGGCCCCGGGGCTCCGGCCGGCATGACGATTGCGCCGGGACCCGGCGCGCGGCAGGCCACGATCTCCTGGATAGCGCCCGAAAACTTGTCGGTGAGCCCCAATCCGTTCTCGATCGAAATCATCGTCACCGACAATGGCATCGGAACGCTTTCCTCGTCCGCGTTCGTCGAGATCACCGTGGTAAACGCACCACCGATCGCGGGCGTGTCGGGCCCGATGACGACGAGGACGGGCATCAGCGAGGATTTTGTGCTCACGGCCGCCGATCCCTCGTCCGTCGATCAGAGCGCCGGCTTTACCTTCCAGATCGACTGGGACGGCAATGGCACGTTCGACCAGACGGTCGTCGGCCCCAGCGGCACGCTGGTGAGTCACACGTTCACGACGGCCGGCTCGTTCCGTGTACAGGTCCGCGCCACCGACAAGGATGGTGGCGCCAGCGAGAACGCCGTGCATACGATCCACCTCTGGCGTCTCGCGCAGGTCAGCGCGAACCTCGAGTGGGAAGGCTCCGGCGGCGACGACGCCGTCGAGTTCATTCAAACCGGCGCCCACGCGGTCGAGGTCCGCACGACGAAGGTCGGCGGCTTCGCGACGAACGTTGTTGAAACCTATTCCGGCGTCACCGGCCGCGTCATCGGCCGAGGGCACGCCGGCCACGACCGGCTCGATGCCGGCGCGCTGACGACCATTTCCGCCACGCTCGAAGGGGGCCGCCACCACGACACGCTCATCGGCGGCGCGGCCGATGACATCCTCCGCGGCGAGTTCGTCGGCGCAAAAGGGGATGGCGCCGAAGGGAATGACTCGATCACAGGCGGCCCGGGCAATGACCTGATCGAAGGGGATGGCCTGGAAGGGGGCAAGGACACCATCCGTGGCGGCAGCGGCAACGACACCATCCTGGGCGACGGCAGCGACGGCGCCGAAGGACGCGCTGACAGTCTCTTCGGCGACGACGGCAACGACCAGATCTTCGGCCATCACGGCAACGACTTCATCGACGGCGGAAACGATCACGATCTCATCACCGGCGGCGATGGCGGCGAGTCGAACGACACCCTCCTCGGCGGCGCCGGCAACGACGTGCTCAGCGGCGGCTCGGGCAACGACAGCGTCAGCGGCGGCGCGGGCAACGATGTCCTTTTGGGCGGCTTTGGCCGCGACACGCTCCGGGGAGAGGCCGGCGAGGATCTCTTGCTGGCCGACAAGACGAACTTCGATCTCAATGCCGCGGCGCTATTGGCCCTCCACGCCGAGTGGAGCTCGGCGGGCAGCTACGAGGATCGCGTGGCGCATCTCACCGGCGCCCCCGGTGGCGCGAACGGCACGACGTACCTCGTTCCCGGCATGACCGTCTTCGACGATGAGGCAGTCGACAACCTCACGGGCGGCGCCACCGATCTGGACTGGTTCCTCTACAACCTGTTCCAGGACATCCTGGGCGACCACGAAGCCAACGAAGAAGAGGTCAATACGGCAGGATTCGTGATGCCGTAA